In the Podospora bellae-mahoneyi strain CBS 112042 chromosome 4, whole genome shotgun sequence genome, one interval contains:
- the OST3 gene encoding oligosaccharyl transferase subunit ost3/OST6 (BUSCO:EOG09264R0D; COG:O; EggNog:ENOG503NWTE), with the protein MRWLPAFLTASLAFAGGSLAAKKTTDERFNSFHAKSIASSSAAPIKLSDASYRELTGQPRDYTAAVVLTAMDSRFNCQLCREFQPEWDLLARSWVKGDKAGESRVLFGTLDFADGREIFMSLGLQTAPVLLLFPPTVGPHAVANSEPLRYDFSNGPQIAEVVHTWIARHLPDRPHPPVKRPINWMRWISTTVLTLGSLTASYVAWPYIVPVLQSRNIWAAVTLISILLFTSGHMYNHIRKVPYVASDGKGGISYFASGFQSQYGLETQIVAALYGLLSLAGISLAIKVPRIGDSKTQGVAVLAWGGVFFFTYAFLLSVFRGKNPGYPFRLPPFV; encoded by the exons ATGCGCTGGCTGCCCGCTTTCCTTACGGCCTCGCTGGCCTTTGCCGGCGGGTCGCTGGCAGCAAAGAAGACGACCGATGAGCGCTTCAACTCCTTCCACGCCAAATCCATTGCTTCCTCATCCGCCGCCCCGATCAAGCTCAGCGATGCTTCCTACCGAGAGCTCACCGGTCAACCCCGCGATTACACCGCCGCCGTAGTCCTGACCGCCATGGACTCCCGCTTCAACTGCCAGCTCTGCCGCGAGTTCCAGCCTGAGTGGGATCTACTTGCGCGCAGCTGGGTCAAGGGTGACAAGGCTGGTGAATCGAGGGTTCTGTTTGGTACTCTGGACTTTGCCGACGGGAGAGAGATTTTCATGAGT CTCGGCCTCCAAACTGCccctgtcctcctcctcttcccacccaCCGTCGGTCCCCACGCCGTCGCCAACAGCGAGCCCCTCCGTTATGACTTTTCCAACGG CCCTCAAATCGCCGAAGTAGTCCACACCTGGATCGCCCGCCACCTCCCCGACCGCCCACACCCCCCCGTCAAAAGACCAATCAACTGGATGCGCTGGATTTCCACCACTGtcctcaccctcggcagCCTGACAGCCTCGTACGTCGCCTGGCCTTACATTGTGCCTGTGCTCCAATCCCGCAACATCTGGGCCGCCGTCACACTCATCTCTATTCTCTTGTTCACCTCGGGCCACATGTACAACCACATCCGCAAGGTCCCGTACGTTGCTTCGGATGGTAAGGGGGGTATCAGCTACTTTGCCTCTGGGTTCCAGAGCCAGTACGGATTGGAGACGCAGATTGTTGCCGCTCTTT ATGGTTTGTTGTCTCTGGCGGGCATCTCCCTTGCGATCAAGGTGCCGAGAATTGGGGACTCCAAGACGCAGGGGGTTGCGGTGCTGGCGTGGGGTGGGGTGTTCTTTTTCACGTATGCGTTTTTGCTGAGCGTGTTTCGGGGGAAGAACCCGGGGTATCCTTTTAGGCTGCCTCCTTTTGTTTAA
- a CDS encoding hypothetical protein (EggNog:ENOG503NYUH), with amino-acid sequence MPSKNASSHHVIMDSEKRTQKLHELDLQYHQSAHQLELVMREEDARRAKVRQLLLQDEASTLKDQITQRDARIKDLVDQADDVRQQLDNLHERCRRQEKVMQTQNREISNLKEEITAFSHLSVDSSKVLTEKLALSRELSLLKPEVEHLKSQLAHQKDVLAEKLALERQLNTLEVELANEKRAAQKAALLQKQQNENQNQEEEETLRAQIRELEKQLAKEKKTSEKSAEVEEEIQGLRGQLAALEKTLATEKKQAAQRENAMAEVQEELEKLRLNVQELEKEKKAALKKAAKAEKTTDGAADGEEVEQLKEELTSLKKALAQEQKETEALRKENEQAVEDAEEQKNALLNRVEKLKNKYKDTVEELKKCRTELERANEQAEKAMAKVPAIPAGLGSTTTVPLKKPGAAKANAKKKRTVDELMVDEKVLMTPGGVDDRPKRPLKKRGFDTSVLVEKSTFSITPFLNKTVGSIGEVEGTPTVATVGVKTPAVATPAEAMEVDEEEEQQPVAEEAGEPEGEVEEAAPVVAKGKKMVEKKTRGRPKGSTNAPKPLEPSSPGKANEDAPVGRVKKMTAFLPSLEEADVEGEAVVSKPAAADAASVRQRSVSVEPEKKKKRKLGGAAPPTIFEEDEGEKVVETAKPVAAVGGVRKRPPVSRMNKGPVGKVIGIGGSGKAFSPLKRDKRGVGASFLA; translated from the exons ATGCCGTCGAAAAACGCGTCGTCGCACCATGTAATCATGGACTCTGAAAAG AGAACCCAAAAACTCCACGAACTTGACCTCCAATATCATCAATCCGCCCACCAGCTAGAACTAGTCATGCGAGAAGAAGACGCGCGACGAGCCAAAGTTcgacaactcctcctccaagacgaAGCCTCCACTCTCAAGGACCAAATCACTCAGCGAGATGCGCGCATCAAAGATCTTGTCGACCAAGCCGACGATGTGCGCCAGCAACTCGACAATCTGCACGAACGGTGCAGGAGGCAGGAGAAGGTTATGCAGACTCAGAATCGCGAGATTTCTAATCTAAAG GAAGAAATAACAgccttctcccacctctcgGTCGACTCCTCCAAAGTCCTCACCGAAAAgctcgccctctcccgcgagctctccctcctcaagccaGAAGTCGAACACCTCAAGTCACAGCTCGCCCACCAAAAGGACGTCctcgccgagaagctggCCCTCGAAAGACAGCTTAACACGCTAGAAGTCGAACTCGCTAACGAGAAGCGCGCCGCGCAAAAGGCTGCCCTGCTCCAGAAGCAGCAAAACGAGAACCAGAaccaggaagaggaggaaacgCTCAGAGCACAAATCCGGGAACTGGAGAagcagctggccaaggaaaagaagacatCAGAGAAGAgcgccgaggtggaggaggaaatccAGGGGTTAAGGGGGCAATTGGCTGCGTTGGAGAAGACTCTTGCTACGGAAAAGAAACAGGCTGCGCAACGGGAGAATGCGATGGCAGAGGTacaggaggagttggagaagtTGAGGTTGAATGTTCAGGAgttggaaaaggagaagaaggctgctttgaagaaggcggccaaggcgGAGAAGACTACTGACGGTgcggcggatggggaggaggttgagcagcTAAAGGAGGAGCTCACAAGCCTCAAGAAAGCCCTGGCGCAAGAGCAAAAGGAGACTGAAGCTCTGCGGAAAGAAAACGAGCAAGCGGTGGAAGACGCCGAAGAGCAAAAGAATGCCCTGCTGAACAGGGTTGAGAAGCTGAAAAATAAGTACAAGGACACGGttgaggagctgaagaagtgCAGAACTGAGCTGGAAAGGGCGAACGAGCAGGCGGAGAAGGCAATGGCTAAGGTCCCTGCTATCCCTGCTGGGCTTGGCAGCACGACTACTGTCCCTCTGAAGAAGCCTGGCGCGGCCAAGGCGAacgcgaagaagaagaggacggtGGATGAGCTGATGGTGGATGAAAAGGTGCTGATGACGCCGGGGGGGGTGGACGACAGGCCGAAGCGTCCTCTTaagaagagggggtttgACACGTCGGTTTTGGTGGAGAAGTCGACGTTTTCGATCACGCCGTTTTTGAACAAGACGGTGGGTTCaattggggaggtggaggggacgCCTACTGTTGCTACGGTGGGGGTTAAGACCCCCGCTGTTGCTACGCCGGCTGaggcgatggaggtggatgaggaggaggagcagcagcctgttgctgaggaggcgggtgagccagagggtgaggtggaggaggcggcgccTGTTGTggcgaaggggaagaagatggtggagaagaagactcgGGGTAGGCCGAAGGGGTCGACGAATGCGCCTAAGCCGTTGGAGCCTTCCTCGCCTGGGAAGGCAAATGAGGATGCGCCTGTGGGTCGTGTCAAGAAGATGACTGCTTTTTTGCCTtctttggaggaggcggacgtggagggagaggctgtTGTTTCCAAGCCAGCGGCCGCAGATGCCGCGTCGGTAAGGCAACGTTCTGTGAGTGTGGagccggagaagaagaagaagaggaagttggGCGGTGCAGCGCCTCCGACTATCtttgaggaggacgagggcgaGAAGGTAGTTGAGACAGCGAAGCCGGTGGcggctgttggtggtgtgagGAAGAGACCGCCTGTTTCTAGGATGAACAAGGGGCCGGTGGGCAAGGTGATTGGGATTGGCGGGTCAGGGAAGGCCTTTTCGCCGTTGAAGAGGGATAAGAGGGGTGTGGGAGCGAGCTTTCTGGCTTGA
- a CDS encoding hypothetical protein (EggNog:ENOG503P0W5; COG:S) gives MQKNAIKTSFFILSDSHAEKGLAIPDISVDVAIHCGDLTEESKVHEFQTSLDLLRRIDAPLKLIIAGNQDVGEARRLFNSEDVVFLGKGIHSFALRNGAKLTVYASPLTPSLEADDWGSVQTRREPRIQHTE, from the exons ATGCAGAAAAACGCCATCAAAACCAGCTTTTTTATTCTTTCGGATTCACACGCCGAGAAGGGGCTGGCGATCCCCGATATATCAGTCGACGTAGCGATTCACTGTGGCGACTTGACCGAGGAATCCAAAGTCCACGAGTTCCAAACATCTctggacctcctccgccgcatcGATGCCCCTCTGAAACTGATCATCGCGGGAAATCA AGATGTCGGGGAGGCCAGACGCTTGTTCAACTCGGAAGACGTCGTCTTTCTAGGAAAGGGCATCCACAGTTTTGCCCTCCGAAACGGAGCGAAATTGACGGTCTACGCCAGCCCATTAACGCCATCACTCGAAGCAGACGACTGGGGTTCAGTACAAACGAGGAGAGAACCACGAATTCAACATACCGAGTGA
- the MRM2 gene encoding 2' O-ribose methyltransferase (EggNog:ENOG503NWAF; COG:D) has product MSLSCLRAPLRLAAAVRPVNRTLLSLSPSPSPSPSPSFFRPTFTTPSSNNNPQSRPSSSSSQWKQRQSRDRFALAARVQRLRSRAAFKLLEMQEKYSLFRPRRNQIVVDLGYAPGSWSQVALDATAPDGKVIGIDLLPAQPPKGVSTIQGNFLSKAVQEMCKNFVLEADLKRRKMERRREWAAKKSIEIEEEGVEERGSYIDLERRSAQEEEELEQEKSLNMRVVDVVLSDMSEPWPQTQGFKINSISNPYLSLHRLMNTSGISLRDHAGSMELCKAALTFASETLKPDGHFVCKYYEGSGDHELKMVLKKMFAKVHREKPMSSRKESREAFYVALRRREDVTFEHVDGMYKILQNGEVVCGIV; this is encoded by the exons ATGAGCTTATCCTGCCTCCGGGCGCCTCTCCggctggcagcagcagtccgACCCGTTAATCGCACCCTCCTCTCGCtctcgccatcaccatcaccatcaccatcaccatcctttTTTAGACCCACCTTTACAacgccatcatcaaacaacaacccccaatctcgcccctcctcctccagctcccagtGGAAACAACGCCAATCCCGAGACCGCTTCGCCCTCGCGGCGAGAGTCCAACGCCTCCGCTCCCGCGCCGCCTTCAAGCTCCTAGAGATGCAAGAAAAATACTCCCTCTTCCGGCCCCGCAGGAACCAGATCGTCGTTGATTTGGGGTACGCCCCTGGGTCGTGGTCGCAGGTGGCACTTGATGCGACGGCCCCGGACGGGAAGGTGATTGGCATTGACTTGTTGCCTGCCCAGCCGCCAAAGGGGGTGAGCACCATCCAGGGAAACTTTCTCAGCAAGGCGGTGCAGGAGATGTGCAAGAATTTTGTGTTGGAGGCGGATTTGAAACGAAGGAAaatggagaggaggcgggagtgGGCGGCAAAGAAGAGCATTGAGatagaggaggaaggggtggaggagagggggagttATATCGATTTGGAGAGGCGGTcggcgcaggaggaggaggagttggaacaGGAGAAGAGCTTGAATATGAGGGTGGTTGAT GTGGTGTTAAGCGACATGTCCGAACCCTGGCCCCAAACTCAAGGATTCAAAATCAACAGCATAAGTAACCCGTATTTGTCTCTACACAGGTTGATGAACACGAGCGGAATTTCTCTCAGGGACCACGCGGGGAGCATG GAACTCTGCAAAGCGGCGTTGACGTTTGCCAGCGAAACACTGAAACCGGACGGGCACTTCGTGTGCAAGTATTACGAAGGGAGTGGCGACCATgagttgaagatggtgctgaagaagatgttTGCAAAGGTGCATAGGGAGAAGCCAATGTCGTCGCGGAAG GAATCGAGAGAGGCCTTCTATGTGGcgctgagaaggagggaagaTGTTACGTTTGAGCATGTGGACGGGATGTATAAGATTCTTCAAAATGGTGAGGTGGTCTGTGGCATTGTGTAG